The sequence CTTTGTCTCACTGCTTGCTGCGATCACTTTTATACTGGAAATGAATCATTATAACTTTATCACTTACGGTGGACTGCTAATCGCCGGAGTGGGCTTATTCGGCGTCGCCGAGCGAAAGCGTGTCGAAGCTCATTGTCGTGCACAAAAGAGTAAGGCTGAAATAAGTCAGTTGGCCACCATGTTGGAGCGAGAGCGTATCGCAAGAGATCTCCATGACATTATGGGTCACAATCTATCCAGCATCTCCTTGAAGGCAGAGTTAGCCGCAAAGCTCTTAGACAAAAACCAGATTGAGCAAGCCAAGCTGCAACTAAGAGAACTAAACGAAATAGCCCGAGACAGCTTGAGTCAGGTACGGCAAACTGTCTCGGGCTACAAACATAAAGGCTTGAGTTCCAGCGTGATGCACCTCTGCCAGACTTTGCGAGACAAAGGTTTGAGTGTGAGTCTGGAAGGAGATATTCCCCAGCTCAATCCTAAACTTGAAACTCAAGTTATTTTAAGCCTTACTGAGCTCTGCAATAATGTGATCCGACATAGTCAGGCCGATCATTGCAGCCTTACTTTTAGCACTTCAGCTGATGAACTCACCATAAGCATCACTGATAACGGTAAAACAGCGAAAATTATTGAAGGCAATGGTTTGAAGGGCATAAGAGAACGATTAAAAGGCTTCCAGGGTAAGCTTGATTATATGATTAATCAGCAATGTCGATTCACCATCACGCTTCCACCTCAGAAAATATCATAAGGAGTCACTCGGGGATGAAAATTTTATTGGCAGAAGATCAGGCAATGATCAGAGGCGCACTGGCTGCACTTTTAAGCTTAGATGGTGAATTTGAAATCACTCAGGCTTGTGACGGAAATGAAGCCCTATCTCTACTCAAAGCCAACCGCTATGATCTTCTGCTAACTGATATTGAAATGCCGGGATTAACCGGGCTTGAACTGGCTAAATGGTGTCAAAGGCAAGACTCTCCCACCAAGGTCATTATTCTCACCACCTTCGGCAGAGCTGGTTATATCAAACGCGCCATCGAATCTGGTGCCGGAGGCTTCTTGCTCAAAGATGCCCCCTCTGACAGCCTTATTCATGCAATAAAACAAGTGATGGCAGGTAAACGGGTTATCGATCCTGAGCTTGCTGTCATGGCCATAGGTGATGAGATTGATCCTCTCAATGACAAGGAGCGTCGTGCACTTCGTTTAGCCGGAGAGGGGAAAACAACGGCCGAAATAGCCACTAATCTCTTCATCGCCGAGGGCACGGTACGCAATTACCTCTCGGAAGCGATCGGCAAACTTAACGCAAGCAATAGAATCGATGCAGCCCGCATTGCAAGACAAAAAGGCTGGTTGTAAAGGGTAAAATCAGCCCTAACGTTGCCATCATGCATTTATCTGATAGTATATGTATATAAATACAGTGCTTGAGTGTTTCGCTCAGATAACATTCAATTGATAAAATGGGTATTTGGCTTGAAGAGACTCGATCTTGTTCCTGTCACAGATCTTAAGGGTGTTGCCAAGAAGATGGCCGAACGCTTAGCTAAGCTCGGCATAAATACGGTACAAGATCTACTATTCCACTTGCCACTAAGGTATGAAGATCGCACTCAAATTTATCCCATAGCCTCACTCTATCCAGGCAGTTATGGCACCATAGAAGCCGTGATTCACTCCAGTCAGATCATTCAAGGGCGTAAGCGCATGATGACCTGTACAGTTAGAGATGAAACAGGTTACTTAACCCTTAGATTTTTTAATTTTTCGGTGGCACAGAAAAATGGCTTAGCCAATGGTACAAGTATCAGGGCCTACGGTGAAATTAGGCGCGGTAAGCATCAATCAGAGATCATTCACCCCGAATATAAACTCATTCATGGAGATAGCGATCTCGTTATGAGTGATACCTTGACGCCTGTGTACCCAACTACTGAAGGATTAAAACAGGCCAGTTGGATAAAGCTGACAGATCAAGCCTTGACCATGCTCGACGAGGGTGGCTTACAGGAATTACTCCCGCCTCAGCTTCAACCGAGTAATCTGAGTCTCAAAGCAGCCTTACAGCTATTACATAGGCCCAATAATCAGGTTTCCCTGTTCGATCTGGAGCAAGGTCACCACCCGGCACAACAACGCTTGATCCAAGAGGAGCTCCTAGCCCATAACCTGAGCATGCTCAAATTGCGCCAACGCAGCAATCGAGATAATGCTGTGAGCCTGGCCGCAACGGGTAAGCTACTCAATCCCTTCCTGAAAGCACTGCCATTTAACCCCACAGGAGCGCAGCAAAGAGTCGGCGTTGAAATCTGCAGCGATCTCGAAAAGAGTTCACCTATGATGCGTCTGGTTCAGGGTGATGTTGGCTCCGGGAAGACATTAGTGGCGGCCTTAGCAGCATTGCAGGCCATAGAAAATGGCTATCAGGTAGCTATGATGGCCCCAACAGAATTGTTAGCCGAGCAACATGCCGAGAACTTCGCCCTCTGGTTTGAGCCCCTCGGGCTAAAAGTCGGCTGGCTAGCCGGTAAACTTAAAGGCAAAGCCAGAGCACAATCTTTGCAGGATATTGAGTCTGGGGAGGCGAATATCGTTATCGGCACCCATGCGATTTTTCAAGAGCAAGTGATCTTTAATAATCTCGCCCTGATAATTATCGATGAACAGCATAGATTTGGCGTACACCAGCGACTTGAACTCAGAGAGAAAGGCATCAGCCAGGGCTTTCACCCCCATCAGTTGATCATGACTGCAACGCCGATTCCGCGCACCTTAGCCATGACAGCCTATGCCGACCTCGATACCTCAGTGATCGATGAACTTCCCCCAGGACGAACCCCGGTGACGACCGTAGCTGTTGCCGATATGAGGCGCAATGAAGTCATAGAACGAGTCCGCCATGCTACCACTCATGATAGCAGGCAGACCTACTGGGTTTGCACCTTGATCGAAGAGTCTGAAGCACTAGAATGCCAGGCGGCAGAAGATACCGCCGCAGAACTGACATTGGCACTGCCTGAGCTCAAGATAGGTCTGGTTCATGGACGTATGAAGTCCACCGAAAAACAGGCCATCATGGCCGAGTTCAAGTCAGGCGAATTGAACCTACTGGTAGCCACCACAGTCATAGAAGTGGGGGTTGATGTTCCCAATGCCAGCCTGATGATCATAGAAAATCCGGAACGTTTAGGTCTGGCTCAACTACATCAACTCAGGGGGCGGGTCGGTCGAGGCGCCATCGCCAGTCACTGCGTACTCATGTACAAGGCTCCTTTGTCACCGACAGCAACCAAGCGATTGGGGGTACTCAGGAACAGCAACGATGGCTTCATCATAGCCCAGAAGGATCTGGAGATAAGGGGCCCGGGTGAAGTGTTAGGAACCAAGCAGACTGGCATTGCCGATATGAAAATTGCCGATTTGGTTCGAGATCAGGCACTTATCCCCCATATTCAAAAACTAGCCATACATATCATGGAGCAGGTCCCGGAAAATGTCGATAGCATAGTGCAACGTTGGCTAGGTGATCGAGACCAATACGTACAGGCATAAATAATTAATTATTCTTTAATTCAGCCGACATCTATAGACATAGCTGCTAAATTTTGCAAAATGGAGAAGCCCCCTTTTTGGTATTTCACCTTAGAGCTGTCACCTCCTGTAACCGAGTCGTATATACAAAGGGTATTACATGCAAGTCAATCAAGAAGATAGAATCGCGCCAAAAGAAAAGTCGGTGAATACCAATACCTTAGCTATTGTAGCCGTAGCAGTTGCAGCTATAGTCTCAGGAGGTGCCTATTATTATTTTAAGGTCGGTGAACCAGAGCCCTTGCCTGTTCGAGTGGTAGATATCACTCCAGAAGAGCCTTTGGTAGCGGTTGTGGATATTCCTGAACCTGTGATTGAAGAAATCATAGAGCCTGAAGTCATTGAAACTGAACCACAAGCTCAAATAGAGCCAATTCCTACGTTAAGCAACAGCGATGGTTATGTTCATCAAAAAACAGTCGAGATTGCCGATGGTATGAAGATCGAGCCACTATTAGTGGAGAAAGATCTGGTTAGACATTTCGTGGTCTTTGTCGATAACTTAGCCCAAGGTGAACTGGCACGAAAAGTGAGCCCACTAAAGGCCCCCGACAGAGTCTTCACCGTTTCTGACATCACCAACAAGACATATCTTAATCCCGACAGTTATCACAGATATGATCTGTACGCCAATTTCATCGCTAACTTGAATGAACAGCAACTCGCTACAACCTACAAGGAGTTAACCCCCTTGCTCGGAGAAGCATTCGAGGAGTTAGGCTATGGTGAGATGAGCTTCAATCAGAGAATGCTCGAAGCCATAGATATTATGCTGGCGGCACCTGTCATAGAGCAGCCAATTGAATTAGATGGCGTCAGTGTAAACTATCAATTTGTCGATCCTAAGCTTGAAGCACTACCCAATGCACAGAAGCTCTTGGTTCGCATGGGTCCGGAAAACGCCAAGAAAGTGAAAGCCGCATTGCGTAAACTAAAAAAGTATTTAGCAGGCTAGCCTCTCCAGACCAACCCGTTGCATAAGCTGCGGGTTTAATACCAATCGTCACAAACCTATACATTTCAACAACACCTGTGTCTCAAAACACTTCATCATCCCAGTTAATCTAGTGTAGAATAATGCCTCAATGGCAACTCGCTTGCCGACCCGAGAAATGACCAACTCATCCATTTTTTTAACTGGTTGTATTCTCAGTCTTTATTAGTCGTATCAGAGGCAGTCAGTTGCAGTTAAGATTTAGCATTTGTTCTTGGGGAGCCTGGTCCCCCCAGCATCAGCAGCCCCAAGATTGGCAGCATTGGCGAAGTACCAATACTCACCAAAACTCCTCCCTGGCTGACACCCCAAAATTAGCTCGAGTCCCTGCGATGCAGCGACGACGTTATAGCGCCTTGACTAAGATGCAACTTGAGGCCGCCTTTCAGGCCGATGCACCACATTCATGCCGCACAATTTTTGCCTCTAGGCACGGAGAGTTGCATCGCACCATAGGCTTACTCAATAACATAGTAAAAGCAGAACCTCTTTCACCACTGGCCTTTAGTCAATCTGTACATAATACGGCAAGTGGTATTTACAGCATACTGACGGATAATCGAGCACCATCGACTTCGATTGCCGCGGGTGAAGAAAGCTTGCCACAAGCACTTATCGAAGCATATGCTCAGCTAAATGAAGACCCAACGCCTGTATTGCTTGTCTTCGGCGATCAGCCTGTACCTGAAATATATACAGATTTTGTTGATGAGCTCGACCTTCCTCTCTCTCTTGCATTAGTTATTGAAAGGTGTGATGAGTCATCTACCAAGCCGCAATTGACACTCAGCCAAGCGCGAGAAGGTAACAATATTAGTTATGGTGAGCTAGTGCACAGCTTGTCTGTTGCCAGACCTATAGCTGGTAACTTATGTCATTATCATTGGGAACTCAGCTTTGACTGATATGCCAGCAGTCAGGCTGACGGGATTAGCCTATGTTCCCAGGTGGATAGGCGGCGTCAGTTGCTATATCACCTTCGGTATCGGCGGACTACTAAGCTCGTTAACTATATTGCCTATATTAAGGTTTTGGCCAGGTACAAAGTTAGAGCGCATCCGCCGTGTACAAAAAGCGGTACACATCATGTTTCGCGGCTTTGTTTATATGCTGACTTGTACAGGTGTCATCAAAGTTAGTCCAGATAATATAGCTCGCCTCTCCTCGGCTAAAGGTAGAGTCGTGATTGTCAATCATCCAACTCTAGTCGATGTAGTGGTGTTAATCAGTTTAATGCCCAATGCGGGCTGTATCGTTAAACAAGGGATCTGGCGTAATCCTTTTATGCGTGGGGTTGTCGCCTGTGCTGGCTATATACCCAATCGCGGCGCAGAATTGCTACTCGAAGACTGTAGGCATGTACTAAAAAGCGGGACCAATTTAATTATTTTCCCTGAAGGCACACGTACAGTTCTAGGCACAAGCGTCAACAGCTTTGCCAGAGGCGCCGCCAATATTGCACTGAGAACCAAGACAGATTTATTACCTGTGGTTCTTCGTACCAATGCACCGGGCTTGAGCAAACAAGAAGCCTGGTATGAAATACCCCGTCGCACCATAGGAATGCGAGTCGAAGTAGGCGAAACCATCGACCATATCAGGTATGATGCGATTGCTGGTGGCGATGCGAAAATGGCACGTCAACTTACACGGGATCTGGAAGATTACTTTAAGACGAACTTAGAACATAATGAAACTACATAACGAAATAAAACAATTAATCATAGAATGCTTGGATCTTGAAGATGTCACCATCGATGATATCGAATCCGAGGCGGCGCTTTTTGGTGAAGGTCTGGGGTTAGACTCAATCGATGCCCTGGAGCTTGGTTTAGCGATTAAGAAGCAGTTCGATGTCAAAATTGAAGCCAATTCAGATGCTACTAAGGCACATTTTTATAGTGTGGCAAGTCTGGCCAGCTTTATCGAATCACAGCAAGCTTAGGAGAGATTATGCAAAGCCGTGAACAAATTCTGCAAGTCCTAACTCGCATCTTAGTCGATGAATTCGAGATAGATGAAGCGGATATCTCACCAACAGCTTCCCTGTATGAAGAGCTTGATCTGGACAGTATTGATGCTGTCGACCTAGTCATCAAACTGCAACAAATGACAGGCAAAAAAATCAAGCCTGAAGAGTTTAAAGCCGTGCGTACCGTGGACGATGTAGTTTCTGCCATCGAAGGGCTCGTCAAAGATTAATGCGGTTATTCTTGCAAATAGTCACAGGTATTCTGTTACTAGGATACCCATTAGCAGTCTATTTTGGACTCAACTATTTGCCTACAGGCACCATAGCTATGGTGCTTTGCTTCATCTTAGTCACGAGATTATTGATTCAGAAGCAACAAGTCAAAGCCATGATCTTGCCTATCATAGTGGGCATAGGCTTAACGGCGGCGAGTTTTATTGCCAAACGCCATGACTGGTTGCTCTATTATCCTGTAGTCATAAACCTCAGTATGCTGATGCTATTTGCTTACTCGCTTAGGTTAGGCCCCAGCATGATAGAGAGGCTGGCAAGATTAAAGGAACCCGAACTTCCGGACGAGGCGATTCCTTACCTGAAAAAAGTCACCCTAATTTGGTGTGGCTTATTTGTTTTTAATGGGTCAGTGGCTTTATACACGGCACACTACGCCTCATTAGAGATCTGGACACTTTATAACGGGCTCATCGCCTATCTGCTTATCGGTTCGCTACTGGGTGGCGAGTGGTTGTATAGAACTATTTGGTTGAATAAGTCATGACAGAATTACTCAAAACTTGGTTATCCAAGGGGCCTTCGAGCCAACAGCTTATCAGTTTTAATCATCATGATATTATCACTGGCGGTGCATTCACCAACCAGGTTGCGAGTGTACATCTGCAGCTGAGTCAATCCACTTGCCGGCGTTGGTTATTGGCCTGCGAGTCTAGTGACCTTTTTGCGGTCGGATTATGTGCCGCATTGCTCGCCGGAAAAGAGATAATCTTACCTGCCAACACCCAAGCAGGTAGCTTGAGTGAGTTAACCCATGAATTTGATGGCGTTATTTCAGATAAGGCTTTATGTGAAGGTAAAGCCTTCGTCATGCTTAAGAAAGAGCTCTCATCCGCTACAAGCCAATGGCCGACTAGTGAGAAATGGGGCGAGCTGGTGCTATACACCTCAGGAAGTAGCGGTCAACCCAAAGCTGTCCGTAAGTCACTGGCTCAATTAGACGCGGAAGTGACAGTATTGGAGCATACATTTGCCAAGCACTTGCCCCAATGTAGCGTGGTGTCTACGGTTTCACATCAACATATCTACGGTCTATTATTCAAGATCCTGTGGCCTTTGGCCGCCAGCCGTCCCTTCTTGAGTGATATCATCGAATATCCTGAGACCCTGACCTACTACACGAGTCTGTTTCCTAACCTGTGCCTCATCAGCAGCCCGGCTCAGTTATCCCGCTTACCTGAGTCTCTCGACAACGAGAAGCAAGTGAGATCACCCAGCCTAGTCTTCAGTTCCGGCGGTCCGCTGAATTTCGAGGCAGCCCAAGGTATCGCTCATTGTTATGGGCGCCAGCCCATCGAAGTGTTTGGTAGCACCGAAACCGGTGGTATTGGCTATCGACGCCAGATAAGAAAAGATCAGCCTTGGCAAGCTTTTACCAATGTTGAAATTTCACAAGACCCCAAAGATGGCGCTCTCACAGTCAAATCTCCTTACCTGGAAAACCAGAACTGGCTTAGATGTGAAGACAAGATCGCACTCATCGAGCCGGGTCTGTTTCGACTTGAAGGCCGCCTCGATCGTATCATCAAGATCGAAGAGAAACGTGTCTCTTTGGTGCAGATGGAGACATTACTCGAGAGTCACCCTCTCGTCAGTCATGCCGCCTTGGTTATGCTGAGTCAGCCGCGTATTCAGCTAGGTGCAGTGATTGAACTATCTGAGCATGGCAAGACTCACCTCGAAAGTGAAGGTAAGCTGAGCCTGAACAATTTACTCAAGG is a genomic window of Shewanella psychrophila containing:
- a CDS encoding phosphopantetheine-binding protein; the protein is MKLHNEIKQLIIECLDLEDVTIDDIESEAALFGEGLGLDSIDALELGLAIKKQFDVKIEANSDATKAHFYSVASLASFIESQQA
- a CDS encoding DUF3014 domain-containing protein, whose amino-acid sequence is MQVNQEDRIAPKEKSVNTNTLAIVAVAVAAIVSGGAYYYFKVGEPEPLPVRVVDITPEEPLVAVVDIPEPVIEEIIEPEVIETEPQAQIEPIPTLSNSDGYVHQKTVEIADGMKIEPLLVEKDLVRHFVVFVDNLAQGELARKVSPLKAPDRVFTVSDITNKTYLNPDSYHRYDLYANFIANLNEQQLATTYKELTPLLGEAFEELGYGEMSFNQRMLEAIDIMLAAPVIEQPIELDGVSVNYQFVDPKLEALPNAQKLLVRMGPENAKKVKAALRKLKKYLAG
- a CDS encoding lysophospholipid acyltransferase family protein; this encodes MPAVRLTGLAYVPRWIGGVSCYITFGIGGLLSSLTILPILRFWPGTKLERIRRVQKAVHIMFRGFVYMLTCTGVIKVSPDNIARLSSAKGRVVIVNHPTLVDVVVLISLMPNAGCIVKQGIWRNPFMRGVVACAGYIPNRGAELLLEDCRHVLKSGTNLIIFPEGTRTVLGTSVNSFARGAANIALRTKTDLLPVVLRTNAPGLSKQEAWYEIPRRTIGMRVEVGETIDHIRYDAIAGGDAKMARQLTRDLEDYFKTNLEHNETT
- a CDS encoding AMP-binding protein, whose translation is MTELLKTWLSKGPSSQQLISFNHHDIITGGAFTNQVASVHLQLSQSTCRRWLLACESSDLFAVGLCAALLAGKEIILPANTQAGSLSELTHEFDGVISDKALCEGKAFVMLKKELSSATSQWPTSEKWGELVLYTSGSSGQPKAVRKSLAQLDAEVTVLEHTFAKHLPQCSVVSTVSHQHIYGLLFKILWPLAASRPFLSDIIEYPETLTYYTSLFPNLCLISSPAQLSRLPESLDNEKQVRSPSLVFSSGGPLNFEAAQGIAHCYGRQPIEVFGSTETGGIGYRRQIRKDQPWQAFTNVEISQDPKDGALTVKSPYLENQNWLRCEDKIALIEPGLFRLEGRLDRIIKIEEKRVSLVQMETLLESHPLVSHAALVMLSQPRIQLGAVIELSEHGKTHLESEGKLSLNNLLKAQLLTQFERVTLPRRWRYPALLPVDKQGKRVQSQLTELFDHD
- a CDS encoding beta-ketoacyl synthase chain length factor, which produces MQLRFSICSWGAWSPQHQQPQDWQHWRSTNTHQNSSLADTPKLARVPAMQRRRYSALTKMQLEAAFQADAPHSCRTIFASRHGELHRTIGLLNNIVKAEPLSPLAFSQSVHNTASGIYSILTDNRAPSTSIAAGEESLPQALIEAYAQLNEDPTPVLLVFGDQPVPEIYTDFVDELDLPLSLALVIERCDESSTKPQLTLSQAREGNNISYGELVHSLSVARPIAGNLCHYHWELSFD
- a CDS encoding acyl carrier protein, with amino-acid sequence MQSREQILQVLTRILVDEFEIDEADISPTASLYEELDLDSIDAVDLVIKLQQMTGKKIKPEEFKAVRTVDDVVSAIEGLVKD
- the recG gene encoding ATP-dependent DNA helicase RecG; the protein is MKRLDLVPVTDLKGVAKKMAERLAKLGINTVQDLLFHLPLRYEDRTQIYPIASLYPGSYGTIEAVIHSSQIIQGRKRMMTCTVRDETGYLTLRFFNFSVAQKNGLANGTSIRAYGEIRRGKHQSEIIHPEYKLIHGDSDLVMSDTLTPVYPTTEGLKQASWIKLTDQALTMLDEGGLQELLPPQLQPSNLSLKAALQLLHRPNNQVSLFDLEQGHHPAQQRLIQEELLAHNLSMLKLRQRSNRDNAVSLAATGKLLNPFLKALPFNPTGAQQRVGVEICSDLEKSSPMMRLVQGDVGSGKTLVAALAALQAIENGYQVAMMAPTELLAEQHAENFALWFEPLGLKVGWLAGKLKGKARAQSLQDIESGEANIVIGTHAIFQEQVIFNNLALIIIDEQHRFGVHQRLELREKGISQGFHPHQLIMTATPIPRTLAMTAYADLDTSVIDELPPGRTPVTTVAVADMRRNEVIERVRHATTHDSRQTYWVCTLIEESEALECQAAEDTAAELTLALPELKIGLVHGRMKSTEKQAIMAEFKSGELNLLVATTVIEVGVDVPNASLMIIENPERLGLAQLHQLRGRVGRGAIASHCVLMYKAPLSPTATKRLGVLRNSNDGFIIAQKDLEIRGPGEVLGTKQTGIADMKIADLVRDQALIPHIQKLAIHIMEQVPENVDSIVQRWLGDRDQYVQA
- a CDS encoding sensor histidine kinase, which codes for MNNLNTIVDSEKRSLEDKLAWVYLINLIFYLIPLFIGSKPIWQIVISLITLLPFIYCYFWAYRSPKKKAIYPILAMIALGIAITPINTGSLSLFTFAGFFIGFNYSLRTAFISLIGFVSLLAAITFILEMNHYNFITYGGLLIAGVGLFGVAERKRVEAHCRAQKSKAEISQLATMLERERIARDLHDIMGHNLSSISLKAELAAKLLDKNQIEQAKLQLRELNEIARDSLSQVRQTVSGYKHKGLSSSVMHLCQTLRDKGLSVSLEGDIPQLNPKLETQVILSLTELCNNVIRHSQADHCSLTFSTSADELTISITDNGKTAKIIEGNGLKGIRERLKGFQGKLDYMINQQCRFTITLPPQKIS
- a CDS encoding response regulator transcription factor produces the protein MKILLAEDQAMIRGALAALLSLDGEFEITQACDGNEALSLLKANRYDLLLTDIEMPGLTGLELAKWCQRQDSPTKVIILTTFGRAGYIKRAIESGAGGFLLKDAPSDSLIHAIKQVMAGKRVIDPELAVMAIGDEIDPLNDKERRALRLAGEGKTTAEIATNLFIAEGTVRNYLSEAIGKLNASNRIDAARIARQKGWL